The window TTCCTGAACTTTATACCATTACACGACCAAGTCAAGCGATTGGTGTGGATTGGCCCGCTATCATACAAGTCTCTTGGGAAAAACCACTGATTATTGAAGATTGGACGGCACGAATTACTGAAATTAACGAAGATGCCAGCCAATTTAAATTTGAAGTTAGAGGTTCTAAGACAGGGTTTGATGGCAGTGAGGTTAGCGATCGCAAGTTTGTGTCTAATTCCGGTCGAGTTGTGATTGAACCAGATAATTGGTGGTTGAAAAATTCCTATGAATACTCTCGCCAGCCGATTCCGAAAGGTTTTGAGGTTAAGTGGCAAGTTTTACCAATGTTTGTAGATGAATATGTTGTACCGAAGGTTGAAGACTCAAGTCAAGAGTATCTAACAACGTTGGCACAGAACTTGAGTAATGCCAAACATACGCTGGAAATTATCCCCAACGAAAAGGGGATTTTGCCGATTCAATCTATTCGCGTTTACCGACCTCCACTTGTAGCTAAAGAGTAAAAGCTCAAGGATAAAAAGTTCAGTCTTTAAGCAATGGGAATAGAGATCGCAAACTCCGTTCCCTCTCCCAATACCGAATAACAAGTCAGACTACCACCATGAGTTTCTTCCACAATCTGACGGCTAATAGATAACCCTAATCCTGTTCCTTGACCGACGGGTTTTGTCGTAAATAATTGGTCAAAGATTCTCGACTCAACGTCTTCTGTCATCCCGGTGCCATTGTCTTTAATTTTAATCACGACACTTTGATGATTCTCACTCAATTGAGTTTGAATTGTGATGGTATTAGGCTGCTCAGTGATATCAGCCAAGCTACGACTCTCATTCAAGTCTTCACAAGCATCGATCGCATTTGCTAAAATATTCATAAATACCTGATTCAGTTGACCCAAATAGCATTTAACTAAAGGAATTTCTCCATAGTCTTTAATGACTTGAATTTCTGGACGGGTATTGTTACCTTTTAATCGATGTTGTAATATCATCAAGGTACTATCAATTCCCTCATGAATATTGGTTGATACTTGAGAATCTATATCTCCACGCGAAAAAGTCCGCAGGGAGTTACTAATATGAACAAGGCGACTGGTACTTTCTGTCATGACAGAAAGCATCCTAGGTAACCGTTCTAAGAAATAATCTAACTTTATATTTTTTGCATGTTGCTCAATCTCTAATCCTGGCTCAGTAAATTGTTCTTGATAGAGTCGGATATGATTAATTAAATTTCTGACCCCCTCACTGGATAGCTCAGTATAGCCCGCAATACAGGTCAGGGGATTATTCATTTCATGGGCAACACCGGCGACTAACTGACCGAGAACCGCCATTTTTTCCTGCTGAAGCAGTTGAAGTTGGGCTTGTTGCAACTGCTTCATGGTCTCTCTAACTTCTTTGACATCCTTCAGCGTTTTGTTGATGGTAATGGCTAAATCTTCAAAATTGATCGGCTTGGTGATGAAATCAAAAGCACCACAATTCATAGCTGTTCTAATATTTTTCATATCGCCATAGGCAGAAATCACCACAGCTTTAAGCGTCTCATCGATTTCGCGTAATTTATTGAGCAAGGTGAGACCATCCATTTCTGGCATATTAATATCGGTCAACACCATGTCTATTTGGTGTCCGCTTTTCAGTTTATCTAACGCTTCTTTACCATTATGGACAAATATTAACTCAATTTCTTTAGCGATAATTTTCTTCCTTAATCGCTGTTTAATTAGGCGCTCTAACTCTAATTCATCATCAACAATTAGGATTTTGGCTGGTGTCACGTCGCTTGGCTCTACATCAAAAGTCACATAAACCTCCGCGCATTCTGGAAGCTCACTTTATAGAAGGGGTAGGAGGAAAAACGACCTACCACTGTATGTTATAAACCAGATATCATCGCGATCGCTTGAGCAATTCTCTCCGTATCAAACGGATAAACACCTGGGCAAAGTGATAATAAACTCCGTATAAGCTCCCGGTTCGGTTTCCACTTTCAAGGTGCCGCCATGCTGCCCCACAATAATCTCATGAGTCAGTGACAACCCCAATCCTGTACCTTCTCCCGTCGGTTTGGTGGTAAAGAAGGGATTGAAGATTTTTTCGGTAAGTTCGGGTGGAATCCCCATACCATTATCACGGATGCGGATTTCTACAGCTTCCCCTAAATGTTGGGTTTTCACCCAAATCGTGGGGGTAAAGACTTCCTCCTCGTGAGACAGATGTCCCTGTTGGTTGTTCTCCTGCTGTTGTTGATAGTGTTTCTGCTTTGCCTGGACAGCATAACAAGCATTATCGATCATGTTGATAAAAGCGCGGTTAAGGTCGCCGGATACTACCTCCCATTGACCGATAGAGTCGTCATAGTCCTTGCAAATCACCACATTAAATTGACTATTGATCGCACGTTTACTGTGATACGCTAACTGCACGGCTTGGTCAAGCAAACTGTTGAGGTCAGTGGGTTGGTGTTGACCGCTATCCATGCGTGCGTGCTGCATCATACTGTGAATAATACCCTCAGCCCGTTGACCATGTTGATGAATGGCGGCAGCATTATCTCGAATGTCGATTAACATCTGTTTCATGTAATCTAAAGTGTCTGCATCAAGATGTTCAGTTTGATTATCCATTTCTGCTAGAAGTTCCTCGGTCAACTCCACAGAACCCTCGGCATAATTGTTGACAAAATTGAGCGGATTCCTAATTTCATGCGCCACCCCAGCGGTTAAAGCACCCAAGGAGGAAAGTTTTTCTTTGGCAATAATCTGCTTTTGGGCGGCTTTTAAGGCGGCGGTTCTCTGTTCGACTTTTGCTTCTAGGGTGTGGGAATATTCTTCAAGTTGCTGGTTGGCTTGTTCTAAATCGTGATTGAGATGGGACAGTTCATTCAGAAACTTTTCTCGTTCTGCTTCTGCCTGTTTGCGTTCTGTGATATCTGTAAAAGCCGCGATCGCGTAAGCAATATTGCCCTCTTCGTCATAGATAGGCGTTCCCAACACTTCTATGGGAATACTTTTATCAGAGTGGCGTATTTCCATATCATCAATTTTCACCGTTTTCCCTTGCAAGGCTTGAGCAATTGGCTCGCGAGTACTGGGGTAAAATTGATTAGTTCCAGCGAGATAGGCTTGATAAACTTCTGGTAATTGCTCGGCGGTGAGTGTATCAACAACGCCTTGACCGAGAATCTGTTGTCCAATTTGATTGGTATAGTAGGGCTGACCTTGCCTATTGGTGACAAACACTCCCGCTGGCATTGCATTGAGAAATTGCCTCATTCGGCTCTCACTTTCGCGCACTTGAGCGTAGAGTTGGGCATTAACAATTGCGATCGCAACTTGTGAAACTAAAACTTCTAATACTTTTACCCTCTCTTGGGTAAAAGCCGCCACTGCCAGATTATTCTCTAGGTAAATAATACCTTGCAGCTTGGATTGATAAACAATCGGTAAACAAAGGATTGATTTGGGTTGAGAGTTTTGAATATAGGAATCTGCATTAAACGGCTCGGCAATCGTTGCGTCGTTTAAGACAAGATTTTTTTGGCTCCTCAAGACATAGTTGACAACGGAGAGAGGCAAATCCTGGCTTGTCTCCACCGGAATCGATTGTAAAATCGTCACGACTTCATCAGTTGTCTTACCCGTCGCTTCAATGTAGAGTTGTTCATCTTTGAGCAGCAGCAGTACAGCTTTTTGAGCCGCCGCGTTTTCCAACAAAATTTTGATTAATTTATTCAACAACTTTTCCAGGACAATTTCACTCGTAATCACTTGAGAAAGTTTGATAAAACTCGCTAAGTCTAAGAAATTGCTAAAATGACCCGTGGATGTGCTTTCCGTCGTGGTGTGAGTAACTTTGAGTTGTGGGATTTCCGGCTTGTAAGTTTGCGTTTTGAGAAAAGGATATCGGGATTCTAAATCTTTAACTTTCGCGATCGCTCCCCAGGTAAAATAACCATAGTAGGCTTCGAGCATATAGGTTTGGGTAACTTTTTCTCGACCACAAGCGAGATAAAATTCTGCTGCTAGTTCATTCGCTAGCGCTTCTTCCTGAATGTACCCCTGTTTTTTGGCACCTTGAATAGCACAATCGTAGTAATCCATTGCTGCCAAAGGGCGTTTTAAAACATGGGCTTTTTCTGCCTCTACCAAGTCATATTTATGCTGAAAATTCATGGGCGCATAGAATGCCCATTGCTTCATCTTTTCTTGATTAAATTGAACTTGGAGCAAATATTTTTTTCGTTTGCGGGGTGAGAGCGATGAACTAATTTTTAGGAGGATGAGAGAATGGTAAAAATTATGTTCAGCTACATAAATTGTACCGACAACTGCATCTAAGTAACTTACAGCGTGTTCGGCATGAATTAGGGCATTAGTGTAATCTTTAAAATTATAAAGCAAGATTAACTTAAACAGGTGGAAGCAAAATATAATCATTCTATAATTTGCTTCTTCTAGCCGTAAAAACATCGTTTCTTCTTGAAAATCGGCTCCTGTTAACAAGCAAGGAGATTCAGCTTTACCAGCTAAGTTTAATGCCACTTGCCGACCCACTTTAAGGTAAAAAATTCCAAATTCTTGCTTTAATTTTTCTAGTAATTCTTCATAAGGCTCGGTCTTTTGAGCAACAACCGCTAGGTTTTCTCCGCTAAAAAACAAGTACATACAATACTCCGCACTGCCATATCCCATATATTCAGCATTCCCTGTTTCTAACCCCGTTTGAATTGCGGTTATGAAATTTTTCATGGCTTCCCGAAGGGGTTCTTTCCAGGGTTGGATATGGCTGGCAAAGACTTTGTGTACTTGACATTTAATCGGATCACTGGCAAATTGCTCTAACACATTTAAGGACAATCGTCCAAATTCATACCCTGCCTCAATATCATCCAATGCACCACATAGAAGCAAACCGTAGAGGCAATATCCGTAAGCGGAAGAGGCGGCATTACCATACTGAACGGATAAATGAACCAGTGACAAAATCACTGGAAATAACAATGCAGGCTGAGCAAAGTAAACTGGAGGGATAAGAGTCGCTAAGATATGAGTGGCTGCCAGTTTGACAGCATCATTCATCTTGGGTAAATCTGCCAATTTAGCGATTTGATTGACTTCAAACCTCAATTGTGACCGCAAATGCTCCGAGATTTGTTCAATGCCCGCTGAGTCTTTTGGCAGCGGATTTCCTAATAGATCCAGAATTTCTAATCCTGTATCAATGGCTGCGATAAAATTGCCTTGGCTGGTATAAAATTTAATCTTCTTTTCGTAAATTTTTACTTGATCAAGGACTGTTTTTGCCTGTTTTAGGGCAATATCAATTAACGCTTTTGACTGTTGATAGTTGGTGTTTAAGTATTCTACTTCCACCGCTTCGATATAGAGATTTAGTGTTAAATCATACTGATGAATCCAACTATCTGCGGAAATCAGTCCAAGCCCTATTTTTAAATACTTAAGGGAGGGTTCATATGCCGTTGCTGCCTTGGCTTTGACAGCAGCTATTAAATTAAGTTGAGCTAGCTTGACTTTTTCTGTGGGTTCGGCAATCAACTCAATACCAATGTTTAGTTGATTGACAACTTCAAAGATATTTTCTTCAATTTCTGATTCCGGAATAGATTCAAGTAGCAATTTACCGATTTTTAGGTGGGTTTCTCGTTTTGAAGATTCGGGAATCAGTGAATAAGCGGCTTGCTGTACGCGATCATGTAAAAACTTGTAACCAACTCCAGCAATTGTAGATTTTAGATTTTGGATTTTGGATAGCTTATCATCCTCTCTTTCACTCAAAAATTCGCTTCCAGTTTCATTAGGTTCTACTTCAATTTCTTCAAACACAAGGGGGATTTTATAGGCTTCGCTCAACGGTAGAATTAACCCTGCTTGTAAAGCGGGATAGAGTGCAATAGCCGTTGTAATAGGAGACTGTTCGCTGACAATTGACAACACATCTAAAGTAAATTTATCCCCGACACAAGCCGCTAATTTTAAAACTTTGACAGTTGCTTCTGGCAGCTTTTGTATTCTTCTGGTGACCAGTTCCACCACCGTCTGATCAGCAATGCAAATAGCCTGGATTTCCTCTAAATTCCATTGCCAAGAAGCGGTGCTAAAATCAAACCTTAATAAATTTTCTTGATAAATGGTTTGGAGTAATTGAGTTAAGAAAAAAGGATTACCTTTTGTTATATTACAGATTAATTCTGCTAACTCCTTAGTTTTTTCATTCTGAGGATGAAAAAGACCGTTTAATTCGGCATTTTCTTCAATACAATTATTACATGTATCGGTAATTAATTGAGTAACATCAGCTAATTCAAGAGGTTGCAGAACAATATTATTAACCACTGCCCCTGCCTGTTGAATTTCTTCTACTATCTGAATTAAAGGATGGGTAGGACTGACTTCATTATCTCGATAAGCACCGATCAATAGTAAATATTTATGGTCTGAATCAGTGGCTAATAATTGCATTAATTTTAAAGTCGCCGAATCAGCCCATTGTAAATCATCTAAAAATATCACTAAAGGATGTTGCTTTTGAGTAAAAACCTGAATAAATCTTTTAAAGACTCGATTGAAACGATTTTGTGAGGCTATTGGCTCCAGTTGTGGAACTTCTGGCTGTTTACCAATAATTAATTCTACTTCTGGAATCACGTCGATAATTACTTGTCCATTTGACCCAATAGCCGTTAAAATCTTGTTGCGCCAATCTTGTAATTTGGCATTATTTTCCGTCAATAATTGACGCATCAATGACCCAATCGCTTGAGTTAGGGATGCATAGGGAATATTTCGCTTAAATTGGTCAAATTTTCCAGCAATAAAGTAACCCCGTTGGCGTGTAATGGGTTTATTCACTTCATTGACAACAGCCGATTTTCCAATACCAGAGTAACCCCTAACGAGCATCAACTCAGTTTGAAAAGGCTTTTTATCCTGTGTTTCTCCCCCAGAAACTCGCTCAAAAGCAGCTAAGAGTTGAGTGACTTGGGTTTCTCGACCATATAATTTTTGTGGAATTAATAATTGACTTAAAATATCTAAGCGTCCTGGACTAAAATTAGTAATTTCTATTGGGTTGTTGAACGAATTGAGACAAAATTCTAAATCAGCTAATAGTCCCGCTGCACTTTGATATCTGTCTTCCGCATTTTTTGCCATCAATTTCATGACAATTGCTGAAATAGCTGAAGGAATTTCTGGATTTAATTGCTGTACAGGTGTGGGAGATTGGGCAATATGGCTATAAACAATCTCTAATAGGTCATGGCTCTGAAACGGCAATTGACCCGTGAGCATTTCATATAAGGTAACACCTAGAGAGTAGAAATCTGTCCGATAGTCAAGGGTGCGATTCATCCTCCCGGTTTGTTCAGGAGACATGTAAGCGAGAGTCCCTTCAAACGAATTAGGATTATTGAAAATAGGGTTTTCTTTAGACAGGCGTGAGGCAATACCAAAGTCATTTAATTTAACAATTTCACTCGGAAAATTGATGATGATATTACTGGGTTTAATGTCTTTGTGAATAATCTGGTTCTGATGCAGGTAATCTAAAGCCTGAGTGAGTTGAATGGCAATCCTCAAACAAGTCGTAATAGAGAGTTTTTCAGTTTGTAAATGTTGATCAAGGGAATGACCCCCAAAGTCTTCTAGGAGTAGCGCTAGACGATGGTTAAAAGTTTCGAGACTTAGGGCTTTGACAATATTAGAATGCTCTAAATTTTGCCGAATTTGATACTCGTGCTTGAGGTGGGTAATGGCTTCTAGGCTAGGATACTTGGCTTTGAGGAGTTTGAGGATTCTTGACTCTGGGTGAGAGGGTATCTGTCCTCGATAGATAATTGTTTCCACCCCTTCGTGCAGAGTGGAGATGATTTGGTATTGAGCTAAAATATTCATCTTTGAAGGGCTTGTGCGAGTGAAAACTCTATCTTGACGCAGATTCACCTCTTCGCTCAAAAGCCCTCTAACTGAAGGTCATACTGCACCCTACGCCAAGGTTGTTTTTATGGGTACCAACTTTGATACCACGGCTCCATTTGCTTAATCTCAGTCGTTTGACCGATAAAAGCATTGTGTCAATATAGCTACATAGCTATATTATCAGGTAAGTGACTCATGATACACCCATTCCATCGGTCAATCGTCTCCTGTCTACTCTTGCTCAGCTTATTACTGCTGATGAGCTTCGGTAGCTTCAATCCGAAAACCGCAACGGCGGCTGTCTTGGAAACAGAAGAAGCGCCAGGGCAGATGCTCTACCAATCCAGGCAAACCCTGCGGGATCAGACGGGCAATCGTTGGCAAGCGATCGCATTTAAGCGCATCAAACCTGATGGTACAATCTCTCTTAACTTGCGACTGGTTGGCTTTCCGGGTGTGGTGGAACTCGATCATACTCAACCCTTGATCTTAACCACCTCTTTGGGACAACGTCTGACGGCAAAGAACATTTCTCGCAACGTCCTGACGGACACTCTATCAGCGACCAACATAGGACAGTATGATGTCATGCCTGTCTTATCCCAGTTAAAAGCGGAGATTCCACTCCAACTCACCTTAATCACAACCAGTGGCTCAGTGGTTAAATTACTAGTTCCACCCAATGCCATTCAAGAGTGGCAAACTCTGGCAACTCTTGAAGTGTAAGTTAAATTACTGCAAAGCATCTGGGGTTAAGATGGGCATTAACGAGGTCTCTACGATTAATGGCTCATATTGTTGTAATTGGTGCAGGAATTGGGGGATTGCCAATCCAGTCTTGCCCGATCCAGTTACCGGACAGCGACGACGTGCGATCGCACTTCAAGGACGTTGGGTGAGTTGGAGTAAAAAGGCTTTTGAGCAATTTTTCCTCGCCAAGATGCGTTGCGGTCTATCTGTACCCTGGTTCGAGCGTTGGGGATTGCGATCTCTCGGTCTGTCCCTCGTTAAACCCATTGAGAACGAATCAAGTATCACTCATGAGTGTTCAAACTAATTCTGGCTGATAGGCTTGTAATTTCAAACCCATTAGCCAAACTACAATTTTATTGACAATTTAATAGCTATTTGGTTATATAGTTTTAGGCGCAAAAAGCAACCCTTGGCTGGAGCGCTGAACATCATTCTATTTATCGAACTTCATAAGGAGTGGTTTATTCAATGACAACCGCTTTAACTCAACGCCCAGGCAATGACCTGTGGACGCGATTTTGCAATTGGGTTACGAGTACCGAAAATCGGCTATACATCGGCTGGTTTGGCGTATTACTGATTCCCACCGCCCTAACGGCAACTGTCGTCTTTGTTTTGGCATTTATTGCCGCACCCCCCGTTGATATCGACGGAATTCGTGAACCCGTTTCTGGTTCTTTGCTCTACGGCAACAACATCATTACAGCTACCGTTGTCCCAACTTCTGCGGCGATTGGTTTGCACTTTTACCCGATGTGGGAAGCCGCTTCCCTGGATGAATGGCTTTATAATGGCGGGCCTTATCAATTAATCGTGTTTCATTTCCTGATTGCCATTTATGCTTACATGGGTCGGGAATGGGAACTCAGCTATCGTCTGGGGATGCGTCCTTGGATTGCAGTCGCGTTCTCTGCTCCTGTTGCAGCAGCAACGGCTGTGCTGTTAATTTATTCCATCGGGCAAGGTAGTTTCTCTGATGGGTTGATGCTGGGAATTAGCGGCACGTTCAACTTCATGATTGTGTTTCAGGCTGAACACAACATCCTGATGCATCCATTCCATCAGTTAGGTGTCGCGGGTGTGTTCGGAGGTGCGCTGTTTGCTGCCATGCACGGTTCTTTGGTTACCTCTAGTTTGCTGCAAGAAACGACCGAAAGCGAATCGGCAAATTATGGCTACAAGTTTGGTCAAGAGGAAGAAACGTACAACATCGTAGCCGCTCACGGTTACTTTGGACGCTTAATCTTCCAATATGCCAGCTTTAATAATTCGCGATCGCTCCACTTCTTTCTTGCCGCTTGGCCTGTGGTCGGCATTTGGTTCGCTGCCCTGGGTATTAGTACAATGGCGTTTAACCTGAATGGGTTTAACTTCAACCAATCAATCCTTGACTCTCAAGGGCATGGCATCGATACCTGGGCGGATATTATCAACCGCGCCAACTTGGGGATTGAAGTCATGCATGAACGCAATGCACACAACTTCCCCTTAGACTTAGCCGCAGCTGAAGCACAACCTGTTGCCTTTGCAGCTCCTGTAATTCAGGGTTAAGCCTCTGCTATTCAGAATTATTCTTTCTGAGTTCGCTACTAAAACTAATCTGCACCCCCTAAAGAAGAGAATGCAGATTAGTTTTTTATATTTGATCAGGTGATAGGAAAAGAGTCAATGGCTTCACTTCCCCCTCACCCCATCTAAACTTTCGAGCAATGAAGTTATCGCTGCGAAACTGAGAATTGCCGGGGTTGATAGTCAGACCCAATCTTGTTGGCACAAAATCCTAAATCTCGGCTTTGTCCAGGTTCAATCACCCGACCCCAATCCAAGGGAGTGACGACATACTGAGTGCCTTGAGGTTGGAAATTACCATTCCAACTATTATTAATTGAAGCCTGATTCATTTCAAATGTCAGTTGCCAATTCTGAACTGGTGTACTGCCCGTATTGGTCACCATCATGCCCATACAAAATCCAGTTTGCCAATCTGCTTGCAGGTTAGAGGACACTTTTAGCGCCCCTTGACCTGTTGTTACAACAGGCTGAGTGGGTTGAGGGCTGGGAGAAGGATTGGTCACAACCGGACTAGAACTCGGTTGAGCTGTCGGAGTTTGGGTAATGATGGGATTACTGGTTGTAGATGGGCCAAAACCGTTTGCCAGCACCAATCCTTGAAGTAGTTCTTGCTTGGCAGCCTGAACAGATTGCCAGTCATCTTGCAGGATTCCCCCCGTATCCGCACTGTTGGGATTCCAACTCCAGTAAGCGAAGCTCAAGTCTTTTTGACGGATGTAATCAACGAATTTGCGTTGCCAAATCCCCTCTTTGGAACTCGTATCAACCTGCCGCCCGCCAAACTCTCCA of the Allocoleopsis franciscana PCC 7113 genome contains:
- a CDS encoding hybrid sensor histidine kinase/response regulator, yielding MTFDVEPSDVTPAKILIVDDELELERLIKQRLRKKIIAKEIELIFVHNGKEALDKLKSGHQIDMVLTDINMPEMDGLTLLNKLREIDETLKAVVISAYGDMKNIRTAMNCGAFDFITKPINFEDLAITINKTLKDVKEVRETMKQLQQAQLQLLQQEKMAVLGQLVAGVAHEMNNPLTCIAGYTELSSEGVRNLINHIRLYQEQFTEPGLEIEQHAKNIKLDYFLERLPRMLSVMTESTSRLVHISNSLRTFSRGDIDSQVSTNIHEGIDSTLMILQHRLKGNNTRPEIQVIKDYGEIPLVKCYLGQLNQVFMNILANAIDACEDLNESRSLADITEQPNTITIQTQLSENHQSVVIKIKDNGTGMTEDVESRIFDQLFTTKPVGQGTGLGLSISRQIVEETHGGSLTCYSVLGEGTEFAISIPIA
- a CDS encoding trifunctional serine/threonine-protein kinase/ATP-binding protein/sensor histidine kinase; protein product: MNILAQYQIISTLHEGVETIIYRGQIPSHPESRILKLLKAKYPSLEAITHLKHEYQIRQNLEHSNIVKALSLETFNHRLALLLEDFGGHSLDQHLQTEKLSITTCLRIAIQLTQALDYLHQNQIIHKDIKPSNIIINFPSEIVKLNDFGIASRLSKENPIFNNPNSFEGTLAYMSPEQTGRMNRTLDYRTDFYSLGVTLYEMLTGQLPFQSHDLLEIVYSHIAQSPTPVQQLNPEIPSAISAIVMKLMAKNAEDRYQSAAGLLADLEFCLNSFNNPIEITNFSPGRLDILSQLLIPQKLYGRETQVTQLLAAFERVSGGETQDKKPFQTELMLVRGYSGIGKSAVVNEVNKPITRQRGYFIAGKFDQFKRNIPYASLTQAIGSLMRQLLTENNAKLQDWRNKILTAIGSNGQVIIDVIPEVELIIGKQPEVPQLEPIASQNRFNRVFKRFIQVFTQKQHPLVIFLDDLQWADSATLKLMQLLATDSDHKYLLLIGAYRDNEVSPTHPLIQIVEEIQQAGAVVNNIVLQPLELADVTQLITDTCNNCIEENAELNGLFHPQNEKTKELAELICNITKGNPFFLTQLLQTIYQENLLRFDFSTASWQWNLEEIQAICIADQTVVELVTRRIQKLPEATVKVLKLAACVGDKFTLDVLSIVSEQSPITTAIALYPALQAGLILPLSEAYKIPLVFEEIEVEPNETGSEFLSEREDDKLSKIQNLKSTIAGVGYKFLHDRVQQAAYSLIPESSKRETHLKIGKLLLESIPESEIEENIFEVVNQLNIGIELIAEPTEKVKLAQLNLIAAVKAKAATAYEPSLKYLKIGLGLISADSWIHQYDLTLNLYIEAVEVEYLNTNYQQSKALIDIALKQAKTVLDQVKIYEKKIKFYTSQGNFIAAIDTGLEILDLLGNPLPKDSAGIEQISEHLRSQLRFEVNQIAKLADLPKMNDAVKLAATHILATLIPPVYFAQPALLFPVILSLVHLSVQYGNAASSAYGYCLYGLLLCGALDDIEAGYEFGRLSLNVLEQFASDPIKCQVHKVFASHIQPWKEPLREAMKNFITAIQTGLETGNAEYMGYGSAEYCMYLFFSGENLAVVAQKTEPYEELLEKLKQEFGIFYLKVGRQVALNLAGKAESPCLLTGADFQEETMFLRLEEANYRMIIFCFHLFKLILLYNFKDYTNALIHAEHAVSYLDAVVGTIYVAEHNFYHSLILLKISSSLSPRKRKKYLLQVQFNQEKMKQWAFYAPMNFQHKYDLVEAEKAHVLKRPLAAMDYYDCAIQGAKKQGYIQEEALANELAAEFYLACGREKVTQTYMLEAYYGYFTWGAIAKVKDLESRYPFLKTQTYKPEIPQLKVTHTTTESTSTGHFSNFLDLASFIKLSQVITSEIVLEKLLNKLIKILLENAAAQKAVLLLLKDEQLYIEATGKTTDEVVTILQSIPVETSQDLPLSVVNYVLRSQKNLVLNDATIAEPFNADSYIQNSQPKSILCLPIVYQSKLQGIIYLENNLAVAAFTQERVKVLEVLVSQVAIAIVNAQLYAQVRESESRMRQFLNAMPAGVFVTNRQGQPYYTNQIGQQILGQGVVDTLTAEQLPEVYQAYLAGTNQFYPSTREPIAQALQGKTVKIDDMEIRHSDKSIPIEVLGTPIYDEEGNIAYAIAAFTDITERKQAEAEREKFLNELSHLNHDLEQANQQLEEYSHTLEAKVEQRTAALKAAQKQIIAKEKLSSLGALTAGVAHEIRNPLNFVNNYAEGSVELTEELLAEMDNQTEHLDADTLDYMKQMLIDIRDNAAAIHQHGQRAEGIIHSMMQHARMDSGQHQPTDLNSLLDQAVQLAYHSKRAINSQFNVVICKDYDDSIGQWEVVSGDLNRAFINMIDNACYAVQAKQKHYQQQQENNQQGHLSHEEEVFTPTIWVKTQHLGEAVEIRIRDNGMGIPPELTEKIFNPFFTTKPTGEGTGLGLSLTHEIIVGQHGGTLKVETEPGAYTEFIITLPRCLSV
- a CDS encoding DUF3122 domain-containing protein, with protein sequence MIHPFHRSIVSCLLLLSLLLLMSFGSFNPKTATAAVLETEEAPGQMLYQSRQTLRDQTGNRWQAIAFKRIKPDGTISLNLRLVGFPGVVELDHTQPLILTTSLGQRLTAKNISRNVLTDTLSATNIGQYDVMPVLSQLKAEIPLQLTLITTSGSVVKLLVPPNAIQEWQTLATLEV
- the psbA gene encoding photosystem II q(b) protein, with amino-acid sequence MTTALTQRPGNDLWTRFCNWVTSTENRLYIGWFGVLLIPTALTATVVFVLAFIAAPPVDIDGIREPVSGSLLYGNNIITATVVPTSAAIGLHFYPMWEAASLDEWLYNGGPYQLIVFHFLIAIYAYMGREWELSYRLGMRPWIAVAFSAPVAAATAVLLIYSIGQGSFSDGLMLGISGTFNFMIVFQAEHNILMHPFHQLGVAGVFGGALFAAMHGSLVTSSLLQETTESESANYGYKFGQEEETYNIVAAHGYFGRLIFQYASFNNSRSLHFFLAAWPVVGIWFAALGISTMAFNLNGFNFNQSILDSQGHGIDTWADIINRANLGIEVMHERNAHNFPLDLAAAEAQPVAFAAPVIQG